A genomic segment from Tachypleus tridentatus isolate NWPU-2018 unplaced genomic scaffold, ASM421037v1 Hic_cluster_2, whole genome shotgun sequence encodes:
- the LOC143243296 gene encoding sodium- and chloride-dependent GABA transporter 1-like, translated as MTIVCLYNIYHVVIIAWTIFYFFSSMTSPLPWESCGNWWNTKYCMKEGTNITNLNITATEAKSPVTEFWERRTLQITSGLHDLGGENMELSLCLLLAWFVVYFVIWKGLLRSGKIIEVSAVTPYVILIVLFIRGVTLEGAGDGLLFYISPQFDKLLDPKVWVTAGTQVFFTFGVGFGSVVTLGSYNKFSHNFFRDGYILCLINPATSIFAGSVVFSVLGHMAYLKGDGTEVADVVKSGPGLAFITYSEVVSQLHNSPLWATVFFFMLLILGINSQFCTVETFITGIVDEWPSLLRPRREVFTVVIVIILYMLGLPMVTKYMTSNDDVLHMMSNV; from the exons ATGACCATCGTTTGTCTTTATAATATCTACCACGTGGTGATAATAGCTTGGACTATATTCTACTTCTTTTCCTCAATGACGTCACCACTGCCTTGGGAATCGTGTGGTAATTGGTGGAACACAAAATACTGTATGAAAGAGGGAACCAACATCACGAATCTTAATATTACAGCCACCGAAGCAAAATCACCTGTAACCGAATTCTGGGA GCGTCGAACATTACAGATTACTTCGGGATTACATGACTTGGGAGGTGAGAACAtggaactgagtttgtgtttgttacttGCCTGGTTTGTGGTTTATTTCGTCATCTGGAAAGGTCTACTGAGAAGTGGCAAG ATTATTGAGGTGTCAGCAGTCACTCCATACGTCATTCTAATCGTTCTTTTTATTCGTGGAGTGACGTTAGAGGGCGCTGGAGAtggactacttttttacattAGTCCACAATTTGACAAACTTTTGGATCCCAAG gtCTGGGTGACAGCAGGAACGCAAGTGTTTTTCACCTTTGGTGTTGGTTTCGGTTCCGTCGTAACTCTTGGAAGTTACAACAAGTTTAGCCACAACTTCTTCCG AGACGGATATATTCTTTGTCTTATTAACCCTGCTACCAGTATATTTGCTGGTAGCGTTGTATTTTCCGTCCTCGGACACATGGCCTACTTGAAAGGTGACGGGACTGAAGTTGCTGACGTTGTAAAGTCCG GTCCAGGGTTGGCATTCATCACCTACTCTGAAGTTGTTTCACAGTTGCATAATTCACCTCTATGGGCAACTGTATTCTTCTTCATGCTGCTAATCCTCGGCATAAACAGTCAG ttctgcACCGTGGAAACTTTCATCACAGGTATCGTGGACGAATGGCCATCTCTTTTGAGACCGCGAAGAGAAGTTTTTACCGTAGTAATTGTTATCATCTTATACATGTTAGGCCTACCAATGGTCACTAAG TACATGacgtctaatgatgatgtgttgCACATGATGTCAAATGTTTAG
- the LOC143243127 gene encoding sodium- and chloride-dependent GABA transporter 2-like: MYIFQLMDYYSASGMTLLFTVFFQTIAITWVYGVKRLSSNIEEMTGYRPNWYFLATWVFVSPAICLGIFLFSVLRYKPLVYAETYVYPWWGEVLGWGIALASMLWIPLYAFHFMLVTPGSLKDRLIAGITPTLRPSKK; encoded by the exons ATGTACATATTTCAACTGATGGATTATTATTCTGCCAGTGGAATGACTCTACTGttcactgttttctttcaaactataGCTATTACATGGGTTTATG gtGTAAAAAGGTTGTCTAGCAACATTGAAGAGATGACAGGATATCGGCCTAACTGGTACTTCCTCGCTACCTGGGTTTTTGTCTCTCCAGCCATTTGTTTG GGAATATTCCTGTTTTCAGTTTTGAGATACAAGCCTTTGGTGTATGCAGAGACTTACGTTTATCCTTGGTGGGGAGAAGTCTTAGGCTGGGGGATAGCCCTGGCTTCAATGTTATGGATTCCGTTATATGCTTTTCATTTTATGCTGGTAACACCAGGTTCTCTTAAGGAC cgGCTGATTGCTGGCATAACTCCTACACTTCGACCTTCCAAGAAATAA